A single Triticum dicoccoides isolate Atlit2015 ecotype Zavitan chromosome 2A, WEW_v2.0, whole genome shotgun sequence DNA region contains:
- the LOC119354244 gene encoding chitin-inducible gibberellin-responsive protein 1-like — protein MDLHQLFKYRLTGANVFCEIPTENNLANSSWQTSPLKLEFSNSPYTPLSTQLECDNLSALSNTPDNQSSTETISAQPISPLEADSSYIKAGSIRENIQVRPDPSYATSRHNMQQTLRDIENVLMAPDADDATTSTKHEFEDTKPAQLMRQRSRTWSHESRQPLPGVVRPHFASGGYPTASYEFRPEKRQRELRDDRQHIVKGLLTKCAEALSEDRTEEFLKLVQEARGTVSINGEPIQRLGAYLLEGLVARHGNSGTNIYRALKCQEPESKELLSYMKILYNICPYFKFGYMAANGAIAEALRSEDNIHIIDFQIAQGTQWITLIQALAARPGGPPHVRITGIDDPVSEYARGEGLEIVGNMLTSMSKEFNIPLEFTPLSVYGTQVTEEMLKIRPGEAVAVNFTLQLHHTPDESVDVNNPRDGLLRMVKGLSPKVTTLVEQESHTNTTPFLMRFLETMDYYSAMFESIDANLPRDSKERISVEQHCLAKDIVNIIACEGKDRVERHELLGKWKSRLSMAGFKPYPLSSYVNSVIKKLLACYSDKYTLEEKDGAMLLGWNTRKLISASAWH, from the coding sequence ATGGATTTGCACCAGCTATTCAAGTACAGATTGACTGGTGCTAACGTCTTCTGCGAAATTCCCACAGAGAACAATTTAGCGAACTCTTCCTGGCAAACTAGTCCACTGAAGTTAGAGTTCAGCAACTCTCCATACACCCCTCTTTCTACCCAGCTTGAGTGTGACAATTTGTCTGCTCTTAGCAACACTCCAGATAACCAGAGCTCTACTGAAACCATTTCAGCCCAACCAATCTCCCCGCTTGAAGCAGACAGCTCATACATAAAGGCAGGTAGCATCCGTGAGAACATCCAAGTGAGACCTGATCCATCGTATGCAACATCAAGACATAATATGCAACAGACTTTGCGTGACATTGAGAACGTTCTGATGGCACCTGATGCGGATGATGCAACAACGAGCACAAAGCATGAGTTTGAGGACACCAAGCCTGCTCAGCTCATGCGGCAGCGGTCGAGGACATGGAGCCATGAGTCACGACAGCCGTTGCCTGGAGTTGTTCGTCCACACTTTGCATCTGGTGGATACCCCACGGCAAGCTATGAGTTCCGCCCAGAGAAACGACAAAGGGAGTTAAGGGACGATCGGCAGCACATTGTGAAGGGTCTATTAACCAAGTGTGCTGAGGCATTAAGTGAGGACAGGACAGAGGAGTTCCTAAAGCTTGTTCAGGAGGCTCGTGGGACTGTTTCAATTAACGGGGAACCGATCCAGCGTTTAGGTGCTTACCTACTCGAGGGTTTGGTTGCTAGGCATGGGAACTCTGGTACAAACATCTACCGTGCTCTGAAATGCCAGGAGCCGGAGAGCAAGGAGCTTCTCTCCTACATGAAGATTTTATACAATATCTGTCCTTACTTCAAGTTTGGATACATGGCAGCTAATGGGGCGATTGCAGAGGCATTGAGAAGCGAGGACAACATCCACATAATTGATTTTCAGATTGCTCAAGGGACTCAATGGATCACACTGATACAAGCTCTAGCTGCAAGGCCTGGGGGTCCACCTCATGTGCGGATCACTGGAATAGATGACCCGGTATCAGAGTATGCCCGAGGTGAAGGCCTGGAGATAGTTGGAAACATGCTAACAAGCATGTCTAAAGAGTTCAATATACCTTTGGAATTTACACCTCTATCTGTCTATGGTACCCAAGTCACAGAGGAAATGCTTAAGATCAGACCAGGTGAAGCAGTTGCTGTCAACTTCACCCTCCAGCTGCACCATACCCCGGACGAGAGCGTGGACGTCAACAACCCACGGGACGGGTTGCTCCGCATGGTGAAAGGGCTGTCCCCGAAGGTGACCACGTTGGTGGAACAGGAGTCGCACACCAACACGACGCCTTTCTTGATGAGGTTTTTGGAGACCATGGATTACTACTCTGCCATGTTCGAGTCCATCGACGCCAACTTGCCTCGAGACAGCAAGGAGAGGATAAGTGTGGAGCAACACTGCCTGGCCAAGGACATCGTGAACATCATCGCCTGCGAGGGGAAGGACAGAGTGGAGAGGCATGAGCTGCTTGGCAAGTGGAAATCAAGGCTGAGCATGGCGGGCTTCAAGCCTTACCCGCTGAGCTCATATGTGAACTCGGTGATAAAGAAGCTCCTCGCGTGCTACTCGGACAAGTACACGCTGGAGGAGAAGGATGGGGCAATGCTCTTGGGCTGGAACACCAGGAAGTTGATATCTGCCTCTGCGTGGCACTGA